The Mammaliicoccus sciuri genome window below encodes:
- a CDS encoding nucleoside-diphosphate sugar epimerase/dehydratase translates to MFKGKTILITGGTGSFGNAVMKRFLHTDIKEIRVFSRDEKKQDDLRKKYNNDKLKFYIGDVRDVVSVESAMRGVDFVFHAAALKQVPSCEFFPIEAVKTNILGTENVVQAAIRANVKKVICLSTDKAAYPINAMGISKAMMEKVFVAKSRNVDKNQTLICGTRYGNVMASRGSVIPLFIEKIKNNEPLTVTDPNMTRYLMSLEEAVELVIHAFKHAETGDIMVQKAPASTVGDLAQALLELFEAKNEIKIIGTRHGEKQAETLLTREEYAQAEDMGNYYRIPADSRDLNYSNYFEDGSKEITEAFEYNSDNTYRLSVEEIKEKLLALDYVQKELTLYKDNVI, encoded by the coding sequence ATGTTCAAAGGGAAAACAATTTTAATTACTGGTGGTACAGGATCATTTGGTAATGCTGTAATGAAAAGGTTCTTACATACGGATATAAAAGAAATTAGAGTATTTTCTAGAGATGAAAAAAAACAAGATGATTTAAGAAAGAAATACAACAATGATAAATTAAAATTTTATATAGGTGACGTAAGGGACGTTGTAAGTGTAGAGAGTGCTATGAGAGGTGTGGACTTTGTATTTCATGCAGCAGCTTTAAAACAAGTTCCTTCATGTGAGTTCTTTCCAATTGAAGCTGTAAAGACAAATATATTAGGTACTGAAAATGTAGTGCAGGCCGCGATAAGAGCGAATGTAAAAAAAGTTATCTGTCTTTCAACTGATAAGGCTGCTTATCCAATTAATGCTATGGGTATTTCTAAAGCTATGATGGAAAAAGTTTTTGTTGCTAAATCAAGAAATGTTGATAAGAATCAAACATTAATTTGTGGAACAAGATATGGAAATGTAATGGCATCAAGAGGTTCTGTAATACCTTTATTTATAGAAAAAATAAAAAATAATGAACCTTTAACAGTTACTGATCCTAATATGACAAGATATTTAATGAGTTTAGAAGAAGCAGTTGAATTAGTTATACATGCATTTAAACATGCTGAAACAGGAGATATTATGGTACAAAAAGCACCAGCTTCTACTGTTGGAGATTTAGCACAAGCATTATTAGAGCTCTTTGAAGCGAAAAATGAAATCAAAATTATAGGTACAAGACACGGTGAAAAACAGGCGGAAACGTTACTAACTAGAGAAGAATATGCTCAAGCAGAAGATATGGGTAATTATTATAGAATTCCAGCGGATTCAAGAGATTTAAATTATAGTAATTATTTTGAAGATGGTAGCAAAGAAATTACTGAAGCGTTTGAATATAATTCTGATAATACTTATAG
- a CDS encoding phospho-sugar mutase — protein MRAQWEQRISESLVEQFHNVQTEEEIEAGFTDVLSFGTAGIRSTFGIGPGRLNKFTIQKFALGLAKYLRNITNDPKVVIHFDTRHLSQEFANEIAKVLGTNGIEVILPETFKSTPELSFAVRHLTTTAGIMITASHNPKNYNGIKVYGPDGGQLLTEPSLELSRYIDTVEDPLNIQTDDLETLQERGLILPFKEETTKAYKDAVKELVGSFETSQTKTVLTSLHGTSLPLLSDVLEDLSYKNYVVEEAQSKPNGDFPTVNIANPEAEDTFDFGKQLAATEDAQLVLATDPDADRLGVVERYQDGSTRYFNGNEIGLLLMKLRYQQLSDDQHKYIIKSVVTSALSEKLAQSLNIDVINVLTGFKYISEQLKNLEDNASQLVLAFEESHGYLVDDFSRDKDAIQTAALLIKYKEQLAQENKTFKDVLDNIYQEHGYYKDKTLSPTFEGAEGREKIKQIMNDFKQLETIDIENLTPLIIENYITKESLNVKTGKTQNIHLPQTDLIKFIFEEGFIAVRPSGTEPKMKLYFSLDVEELDDVIEEFVKKYRIE, from the coding sequence TTGAGAGCACAATGGGAACAAAGAATATCTGAAAGCTTAGTTGAACAGTTTCATAACGTTCAAACAGAAGAAGAGATTGAAGCGGGATTTACGGATGTATTATCATTTGGAACAGCAGGTATAAGAAGTACATTCGGAATCGGTCCAGGTCGATTAAATAAATTCACGATTCAAAAGTTTGCGCTAGGTTTAGCTAAATATTTAAGAAACATAACGAATGACCCTAAAGTGGTGATTCATTTTGATACAAGACACTTATCTCAAGAATTTGCGAATGAAATCGCAAAAGTACTTGGTACAAATGGTATCGAAGTAATCTTGCCTGAAACATTTAAATCGACACCAGAACTGTCATTTGCAGTAAGACACTTAACAACAACAGCAGGGATTATGATTACAGCTAGTCATAATCCAAAGAACTATAATGGCATTAAAGTATACGGTCCCGACGGTGGACAGTTATTAACAGAGCCTTCATTAGAATTAAGCCGTTATATAGATACAGTAGAAGACCCATTAAATATACAAACAGATGACTTGGAAACATTGCAGGAACGTGGACTGATTCTGCCATTTAAAGAAGAAACGACTAAAGCATATAAAGATGCGGTTAAAGAACTCGTCGGTTCATTTGAAACATCGCAAACAAAAACAGTGTTAACAAGTTTACATGGCACAAGTTTGCCTCTATTGTCAGATGTGCTTGAAGATCTGTCGTATAAAAACTATGTAGTTGAAGAAGCACAATCTAAGCCGAATGGAGACTTTCCAACTGTTAATATTGCGAATCCAGAAGCGGAAGATACATTTGACTTTGGCAAACAACTCGCAGCAACAGAAGATGCACAACTTGTACTAGCGACAGATCCAGATGCAGATAGATTAGGCGTCGTTGAAAGATATCAAGACGGATCAACAAGGTATTTCAATGGTAATGAAATAGGATTATTGTTGATGAAACTGAGATATCAGCAATTATCAGATGACCAACATAAATACATCATTAAATCTGTTGTGACAAGTGCATTAAGTGAGAAGCTAGCTCAGTCATTAAATATTGACGTCATTAATGTGTTAACAGGTTTCAAATATATATCAGAGCAATTAAAGAATTTAGAAGATAACGCATCGCAACTAGTCTTAGCTTTTGAAGAAAGCCACGGCTATTTAGTAGACGACTTCTCAAGAGATAAAGATGCCATACAAACAGCAGCATTATTGATTAAATATAAAGAACAACTGGCACAAGAAAACAAGACATTCAAAGACGTATTAGATAATATTTATCAAGAACACGGTTATTACAAAGATAAGACCCTCTCACCAACATTTGAAGGTGCAGAAGGACGAGAGAAAATAAAACAAATTATGAATGACTTTAAACAGTTAGAAACAATCGATATAGAGAACTTAACACCATTGATTATAGAAAACTATATTACGAAAGAATCACTTAATGTTAAAACAGGTAAGACACAAAACATTCACTTACCACAAACAGATCTCATTAAGTTCATATTTGAAGAAGGATTTATAGCAGTCCGACCTTCAGGCACAGAACCAAAAATGAAACTGTACTTCTCATTAGACGTTGAGGAATTGGATGATGTAATTGAGGAGTTTGTGAAAAAGTATAGAATTGAATAA
- a CDS encoding polysaccharide biosynthesis protein, translated as MKVILAKQRLILLLIIDSLIVTFSVFLGYYILEPFFEGYSTKLLILSSIILLISHHVFAQIFDLYHRAWEYASISELILIVKAITGSIVTTAIIVPLVTFQPPFLRLYFITWMMHLLLIGGSRLSWRIYRKSFINKDIKKKPTLIVGGGRGGSLLIRQMRSTPYMGMEPVLVVDDDPNKQKMSIATGVKVQGYTRDIPDLVKKFNIKKIIIAIPTLSQKKLREISNLCEGTNAEVFKMPNIEEVMSGELEVNQLKKVEVEDLLGRDPVELDMASISKELTHKTILVTGAGGSIGSEICRQVCKFKPERIVLLGHGENSIYHIHQELIGLYKDEIEIIPIIADVQDKDRMKEVMQTYKPYVVYHAAAHKHVPLMEYNPQEAIKNNVLGTRNTAEAAKLAEVSKFVMVSTDKAVNPPNVMGATKRVAEMIIQSMNNETSNTDFVAVRFGNVLGSRGSVIPLFKKQIEAGGPVTVTHPEMTRYFMTIPEASRLVLQAGALATGGEVFVLDMGKPVKIVDLAKNLIRLSGYKVEDIGIEFSGIRPGEKLFEELLNKDEIHPEQVYEKIYRGKVRDINIEKVNEFITDIIDNFTKEKIIHFTNDYVDSKAYRKIKE; from the coding sequence TTGAAAGTAATATTAGCTAAGCAGAGACTAATACTGTTGTTAATCATAGATTCACTTATAGTGACATTTTCAGTGTTTTTAGGTTATTACATTTTAGAACCATTTTTTGAAGGTTATTCAACTAAATTATTAATTTTATCGTCAATTATATTGTTGATTTCTCACCATGTTTTTGCACAAATATTCGATTTGTATCATAGAGCCTGGGAGTATGCGAGTATAAGTGAATTAATTTTAATTGTTAAAGCCATTACAGGATCCATTGTTACTACAGCTATTATTGTTCCACTTGTAACATTCCAACCACCATTTTTACGGTTGTATTTTATTACATGGATGATGCATTTATTGTTAATAGGTGGTTCAAGATTATCATGGCGTATATATAGAAAATCTTTTATCAATAAAGATATTAAGAAAAAACCAACACTAATTGTAGGTGGTGGAAGAGGCGGTTCACTTTTGATTCGTCAAATGAGAAGCACACCATATATGGGTATGGAACCTGTATTAGTAGTGGATGATGATCCAAATAAACAGAAAATGTCTATTGCAACGGGAGTTAAAGTACAAGGTTATACAAGAGATATACCAGATTTAGTAAAAAAATTTAATATTAAAAAAATAATTATTGCTATACCAACACTTTCTCAAAAAAAATTAAGAGAAATTAGCAATCTTTGTGAAGGTACAAATGCAGAAGTATTTAAAATGCCTAATATTGAAGAAGTAATGTCAGGTGAATTAGAAGTTAATCAATTGAAAAAGGTAGAAGTAGAAGACTTATTAGGAAGAGATCCAGTAGAGTTAGATATGGCATCCATTTCAAAAGAATTAACACATAAGACAATACTTGTTACAGGAGCTGGTGGTTCTATAGGTTCTGAAATATGTAGACAAGTTTGTAAATTTAAACCTGAAAGAATTGTATTACTAGGACATGGTGAAAACAGTATATATCATATTCATCAAGAACTAATAGGTTTATATAAAGATGAAATAGAAATCATACCGATTATTGCAGATGTACAAGATAAAGATCGCATGAAAGAAGTTATGCAAACATATAAACCATATGTTGTTTACCATGCAGCTGCTCATAAACATGTACCTTTAATGGAATACAACCCACAAGAAGCAATTAAAAATAATGTTCTCGGAACTAGGAATACGGCAGAAGCAGCTAAACTTGCTGAAGTAAGTAAATTTGTGATGGTATCAACTGATAAAGCAGTTAATCCACCGAATGTGATGGGTGCAACTAAAAGAGTTGCAGAAATGATTATTCAAAGTATGAACAATGAAACAAGTAACACTGATTTCGTGGCAGTACGATTTGGAAATGTACTCGGTTCAAGAGGATCTGTTATTCCACTATTCAAGAAGCAAATCGAAGCAGGCGGACCAGTAACTGTGACACATCCAGAAATGACAAGATACTTTATGACTATACCAGAAGCTTCAAGACTTGTACTACAAGCAGGTGCATTAGCAACAGGTGGAGAAGTATTTGTATTAGATATGGGTAAACCTGTCAAAATCGTTGATTTAGCTAAGAATTTAATAAGATTAAGCGGTTACAAAGTAGAAGACATTGGTATTGAATTCAGTGGGATTAGACCAGGAGAAAAATTATTTGAAGAATTATTGAATAAAGATGAGATACATCCAGAACAAGTTTATGAGAAAATTTATCGCGGGAAAGTAAGAGACATAAATATAGAAAAGGTTAATGAATTTATTACGGACATCATTGATAACTTTACTAAAGAAAAAATAATACATTTTACAAATGATTATGTAGATAGTAAGGCTTATAGAAAAATAAAAGAGTAA
- a CDS encoding Wzz/FepE/Etk N-terminal domain-containing protein, whose product MEEAIDLSKLFTILKKNMKYLIILPIVFLVLSMVVTFVFMTPKYSTSTQVLVNQKETDNQIMAQQVQSNLQLVNTYSEIIKSPRILDKVSKNLKGKYSSKEISGMLTVSNQAESQILNISVENESRETASKVANEIANVFSKDVSKIMNVDNVSILSKADTKGNQISPKPLINSVVGIFLGLIVALIIIFLKEILDKRIKTEEDVEEILGLPVLGVIQKFDQ is encoded by the coding sequence ATGGAAGAAGCAATTGATTTAAGTAAACTATTTACAATTTTAAAGAAAAACATGAAGTATTTAATTATCCTACCAATTGTTTTTCTAGTATTAAGTATGGTGGTCACATTTGTATTTATGACACCGAAATATTCAACTTCTACTCAAGTGCTTGTTAACCAAAAAGAAACAGACAATCAAATCATGGCACAACAAGTACAATCTAATTTACAACTAGTTAATACATACTCAGAAATTATCAAGAGTCCCAGAATACTAGATAAAGTATCTAAAAATTTAAAAGGTAAATACTCTAGTAAAGAAATTTCGGGGATGCTTACTGTTAGTAACCAAGCAGAATCACAAATATTAAATATTTCAGTTGAAAATGAAAGTAGGGAAACTGCAAGTAAAGTTGCTAATGAAATTGCAAATGTCTTTAGTAAAGATGTAAGTAAAATTATGAATGTAGATAATGTTTCAATACTATCCAAAGCAGACACAAAAGGAAACCAAATCTCACCTAAACCGCTTATTAATTCAGTAGTCGGTATTTTTTTAGGATTAATTGTCGCACTAATCATAATATTCTTGAAAGAAATATTGGATAAGAGAATTAAAACTGAAGAAGATGTTGAAGAGATTTTAGGTTTACCAGTATTAGGAGTTATACAAAAATTTGATCAATAG
- a CDS encoding polysaccharide biosynthesis tyrosine autokinase has product MAKEVNREITTLITHIKPKAVVSEKFRGIRSNILFSTADNDVQTLLITSDKPESGKSTMSANIAITYAQAGFKTLIIDGDMRKPTQHYIFNKSNIKGLSNVIINNNSFDEAVHDTDIENLDVLMSGPIPPNPSELIGSSNMKDLFDELKTKYDFILIDTPPVNTVTDAQLFGELTKNAVYVVDVESNNRESVKKGKDLLEKSGTKILGVVLNKAPLDKSSSTYYYYGEES; this is encoded by the coding sequence ATGGCAAAAGAAGTAAATAGGGAAATTACAACCTTAATAACACATATAAAACCTAAAGCGGTAGTGAGTGAAAAATTTAGAGGTATTAGATCGAATATATTATTTTCAACTGCAGATAATGATGTTCAAACATTATTAATTACTTCAGATAAACCAGAATCAGGTAAATCAACTATGTCAGCAAATATTGCAATTACATATGCTCAGGCAGGGTTTAAAACATTAATAATTGATGGTGATATGAGAAAACCAACTCAACATTATATATTTAATAAATCTAATATTAAAGGTTTATCTAATGTAATTATAAATAACAATAGCTTTGATGAAGCAGTACATGATACTGATATAGAGAATTTAGATGTATTAATGTCTGGTCCAATACCACCTAATCCATCTGAATTGATAGGTTCATCAAACATGAAGGACTTATTTGACGAATTAAAAACAAAATATGATTTTATTCTTATTGATACACCTCCAGTAAATACTGTTACAGATGCTCAATTGTTTGGTGAATTGACGAAAAATGCAGTTTATGTAGTAGATGTGGAAAGTAACAATAGAGAGTCTGTTAAAAAAGGAAAAGATTTATTAGAAAAATCTGGGACAAAGATATTAGGTGTTGTTTTAAATAAAGCACCTTTAGATAAATCATCGAGTACATATTATTACTATGGAGAAGAATCGTAA
- a CDS encoding tyrosine-protein phosphatase, with the protein MIDIHNHLLMGLDDGAQTFEDTIRLLQQAKEQGITGVVVTPHHLHPKYNNKFSDVKSKLNQLKQHQQIIDFGIDLYVGQEIRIKNEVLDDIEQQFIQGINHSRYILIEFPSNSIPNYTKNLLYEIQNKGFIPIIAHPERNKAIVSNPNLLYELVINGALSQVTSSSLTGELGKNIQNISLKLIDHNLIHFIASDAHHPISRPFIMSDLLSISKLKKVEDKLHELIRNNEFIIRDEEIVRTRPKEIKKNKFFGLF; encoded by the coding sequence ATGATAGACATTCATAATCATTTATTGATGGGTTTAGATGACGGTGCTCAAACATTTGAAGATACAATTCGTTTATTGCAACAAGCTAAAGAACAGGGAATTACAGGTGTTGTAGTGACACCACATCATTTACATCCTAAATATAATAATAAGTTTTCGGATGTGAAGAGTAAATTAAATCAACTAAAGCAACACCAACAAATAATAGACTTCGGTATAGATTTGTATGTTGGTCAAGAAATTAGAATCAAAAATGAAGTACTAGATGATATAGAACAACAATTTATTCAAGGTATAAATCATTCACGATATATATTAATTGAATTTCCCTCAAATTCAATTCCAAATTATACAAAGAATTTGTTGTATGAAATACAAAATAAAGGCTTTATACCAATTATTGCTCATCCTGAAAGAAATAAAGCTATAGTTAGTAATCCTAATTTACTTTATGAGTTAGTTATTAATGGAGCATTAAGTCAGGTAACTTCGTCATCTTTAACAGGGGAATTAGGGAAAAATATACAAAATATTTCTCTTAAATTGATTGATCATAATTTAATTCATTTTATCGCTTCGGATGCACATCATCCAATTAGTAGACCATTCATAATGAGTGATTTATTGAGTATATCAAAATTAAAAAAAGTTGAAGATAAATTGCATGAGTTGATACGTAATAATGAGTTTATAATCCGAGATGAAGAAATAGTAAGAACAAGACCAAAAGAAATTAAGAAAAATAAATTTTTCGGTCTATTTTAA